A region from the Variovorax paradoxus genome encodes:
- a CDS encoding CreA family protein, with protein MTQARRAPFPLRRAFASGMALGLALASAAHAETVGDVDTVFKLIGPDHKIVVEAYDDPKVNGVTCYVSRAKTGGLAGAFGVAEDKSEASIACRQVGPVSITQPLPKREEVYSERLSILFKRLRVVRMVDARRNTLVYLTYSDLLIEGSPKNSVTAVPIDRGTPIPLK; from the coding sequence ATGACCCAGGCACGCCGCGCGCCCTTCCCCCTTCGCCGGGCCTTCGCATCCGGCATGGCGCTGGGCCTTGCGCTGGCCTCGGCCGCGCACGCGGAAACGGTGGGCGACGTGGACACCGTGTTCAAGCTCATCGGACCCGACCACAAGATCGTGGTGGAGGCCTACGACGACCCCAAGGTGAACGGCGTGACCTGCTATGTCTCGCGCGCCAAGACCGGCGGGCTGGCGGGCGCCTTCGGCGTTGCGGAAGACAAGTCCGAAGCCTCCATTGCCTGCAGGCAGGTGGGCCCGGTCAGCATCACGCAGCCGTTGCCCAAGCGCGAAGAGGTCTACAGCGAGCGGCTGTCGATTCTCTTCAAGCGGCTGCGCGTGGTGCGCATGGTCGACGCCAGGCGCAACACGCTGGTCTACCTGACCTATTCCGACCTGCTGATCGAAGGTTCGCCAAAAAACAGCGTGACGGCGGTGCCCATCGACCGCGGCACGCCGATTCCGCTCAAGTAG
- a CDS encoding murein hydrolase activator EnvC family protein has product MHLQTFAFRTGAALLVAAGLAACTTPQPPARPGVTIPPPAQQPQAMFIRPASGTTIARFDGVRSKGLDIAGNLGDPIVASADGRVVYVGGELRSYGNMVIVKHNDTFLTAYAHAQTILVKENAVVRQGQKIAEMGKSETDRVKLHFEIRKNGTAVDPEPYLSGRLQQ; this is encoded by the coding sequence ATGCACCTCCAGACTTTTGCCTTTCGTACCGGCGCCGCGCTTCTCGTGGCCGCCGGTCTTGCCGCCTGCACCACGCCGCAACCGCCCGCGCGGCCCGGCGTGACCATTCCGCCGCCCGCGCAGCAGCCCCAGGCCATGTTCATCCGGCCCGCCAGCGGGACCACCATTGCCCGCTTCGACGGCGTGCGCAGCAAGGGCCTCGACATCGCCGGCAACCTGGGCGACCCCATCGTGGCCTCGGCCGACGGCCGCGTGGTGTACGTGGGCGGCGAGCTGCGCAGCTACGGCAACATGGTCATCGTCAAGCACAACGATACCTTCCTGACCGCATACGCCCATGCGCAGACCATTCTCGTGAAGGAAAACGCGGTGGTCCGGCAAGGCCAGAAGATTGCCGAGATGGGCAAGAGCGAAACCGACCGCGTGAAGCTGCATTTCGAGATCCGAAAGAACGGCACCGCGGTCGATCCGGAGCCCTACCTGAGCGGCCGCCTGCAGCAGTAG
- a CDS encoding phospholipase D family protein → MAEDLSFNPRHSVPPTCAGLRAGRASWLLLLGLALLLLGGCAGLPAGVERKPSVAIADGADTMLGRLVAAASPPGQGLSGFRLLPMPQFSLHARIELARRAQRSIDVQYYLVQNDETGRYLLRTLRDAADRGVRVRLLVDDLYTAGADPLFAGFAAHPNVEVRFFNPFPAGRDLLGTRWAASLLDFDRVHRRMHNKLFVVDNSMAVMGGRNIANEYFLRDGGSNFIDIDTLVAGTVVPRLSSLFDMYWNSPYVYPIESLVSNGGATPQQLRERFEHLTAGPDTLHPEPLDSTDLLGNNALAKDLGEGALSLVWARAEAYADAPAKALGPTDEARGLPADESADSVLYNMRRYLRGAQQEILQTTPYLIPGRGGMESIRLVRQRGVSYTIVTNSLAATDESLVHIGYRRYRPEMLRLGVELYELSPKRIEQTKRFGIYGSASGRLHGKSAVVDRSMVFIGSMNFDPRSMLHNTEIGIFIFSPQIAQQLTSLIGFIRLDGAYQLQLGPSGGIEWVSPASGDGADTILHVEPETDFWSRWKLEFFAPLVPESLL, encoded by the coding sequence ATGGCAGAAGACCTTTCCTTCAATCCACGACATTCCGTCCCGCCAACCTGCGCTGGCCTGCGCGCGGGGCGCGCGTCCTGGCTGCTGTTGCTCGGCCTGGCCCTGCTGCTCCTGGGCGGCTGTGCGGGGCTGCCGGCCGGGGTGGAGCGCAAGCCATCGGTGGCCATCGCCGATGGTGCCGACACCATGCTGGGGCGCCTGGTGGCAGCGGCTTCGCCACCGGGGCAGGGGCTGAGCGGTTTCCGGCTGCTGCCGATGCCGCAGTTTTCGCTGCATGCGCGCATCGAACTCGCGCGCCGCGCCCAGCGCTCGATCGATGTGCAGTACTACCTGGTGCAGAACGACGAAACCGGCCGCTACCTGCTGCGCACGCTGCGCGACGCGGCCGATCGCGGCGTGCGCGTGCGCCTGCTGGTGGACGATCTCTACACGGCAGGCGCCGATCCGCTGTTCGCGGGCTTCGCGGCGCATCCGAATGTCGAGGTGCGCTTCTTCAATCCGTTCCCGGCCGGCCGCGATCTGCTGGGCACGCGCTGGGCAGCGTCGCTGCTCGACTTCGACCGCGTGCACCGCCGCATGCACAACAAGCTCTTCGTGGTGGACAACTCGATGGCGGTCATGGGCGGGCGCAACATCGCCAACGAGTACTTCCTGCGCGATGGCGGCTCCAACTTCATCGACATCGACACGCTGGTGGCCGGCACGGTGGTGCCGCGGCTGTCGTCGCTGTTCGACATGTACTGGAACAGCCCGTATGTCTATCCGATCGAGTCGCTGGTCTCCAATGGCGGCGCCACGCCGCAGCAGCTGCGCGAACGCTTCGAACACCTGACCGCGGGGCCGGACACGCTGCATCCCGAGCCGCTGGACTCCACCGACCTGCTGGGCAACAACGCCCTCGCCAAGGACCTGGGCGAGGGCGCGCTGTCGCTCGTCTGGGCGCGCGCCGAAGCCTATGCCGACGCGCCCGCCAAGGCACTGGGCCCCACGGACGAGGCCCGCGGATTGCCGGCCGACGAATCGGCCGACAGCGTGCTTTACAACATGCGGCGCTACCTGCGCGGCGCCCAGCAGGAGATTCTGCAGACCACGCCCTACCTGATTCCGGGGCGCGGCGGCATGGAGTCGATCCGCCTCGTGCGGCAACGGGGCGTGAGCTACACCATCGTGACCAATTCACTGGCGGCCACGGACGAATCGCTGGTGCACATCGGCTATCGCCGCTACCGGCCCGAGATGCTCAGGCTCGGCGTGGAGCTGTATGAACTGAGCCCCAAGCGCATCGAGCAGACCAAGCGCTTCGGCATCTATGGCTCGGCCAGCGGCCGGCTGCACGGAAAGTCGGCGGTGGTCGACCGCAGCATGGTCTTCATCGGCTCGATGAATTTCGACCCGCGCTCGATGCTGCACAACACCGAGATCGGCATCTTCATCTTCAGCCCGCAGATTGCCCAGCAGCTCACCAGCCTGATCGGTTTCATCCGGCTCGACGGCGCCTACCAGCTGCAGCTGGGCCCGAGCGGCGGCATCGAATGGGTGAGCCCGGCCTCGGGCGACGGCGCCGACACCATCCTGCACGTGGAGCCGGAAACGGATTTCTGGTCACGCTGGAAGCTGGAGTTTTTTGCGCCGCTGGTGCCCGAAAGCCTGCTGTAG
- a CDS encoding homospermidine synthase translates to MTKKNELLARFDGRLTMIGFGSIGQALLPLLLRHFGLKAANVKIVKAGEDRSGLARELGVEVISARLEEGNFAAVLEPLLDKGDFMVNLSVDVSSLALIKLCRERGALYLDTCNEPWCGRYDNPGLPPSRRSNYSLREELLAYRLDKRSGPTAVITQGANPGLVSALLKQALLNIAADTHAQLESMPASYEDWAALAQQLGIKVVHIAERDTQVATQRKQRDEFVNTWSVQGFVDEGLQPAELGWGTHERHWPADAARHGFGSDAAIYLGRPGIGTRVRSWTPLEGPYHGFLVTHAESISIADHLTLRKDGEVVYRPTVHYAYHPCDDAVLSLHEVAGKNWRLQHRQRIVRDEIAEGMDELGVLLMGNSKGAYWYGSRLTIERARELAPANSATSLQVVAGILGGMSWALRNPDAGLVEPDDIDHRVVLEAAMPYLGEVVGVYGDWTPLKDRSPLFHEEKDEDDPWQFLNFRVA, encoded by the coding sequence ATGACCAAGAAGAATGAATTGCTGGCTCGCTTCGACGGCAGGCTCACGATGATCGGCTTCGGCTCCATCGGCCAGGCGCTGCTGCCCTTGCTGTTGCGCCACTTCGGGTTGAAGGCGGCCAACGTCAAGATCGTGAAGGCCGGCGAAGACCGCAGCGGCCTGGCCCGGGAACTGGGCGTGGAAGTCATCTCCGCCCGGCTGGAGGAAGGCAACTTCGCCGCCGTGCTCGAGCCCCTGCTGGACAAGGGCGACTTCATGGTCAACCTGTCGGTCGACGTTTCGAGCCTGGCGCTCATCAAGCTCTGCCGCGAACGCGGCGCGCTCTATCTGGACACCTGCAACGAACCCTGGTGCGGCCGCTACGACAACCCCGGACTGCCCCCTTCGCGCCGCTCGAACTACAGCCTGCGCGAGGAGCTGCTGGCCTACCGCCTCGACAAGCGCAGCGGGCCCACGGCGGTGATCACGCAAGGCGCCAATCCGGGGCTGGTGTCGGCCCTGCTCAAGCAGGCATTGCTGAACATCGCTGCCGACACGCACGCGCAGCTCGAATCCATGCCCGCGAGCTACGAGGACTGGGCCGCGCTCGCGCAGCAGCTTGGCATCAAAGTCGTCCACATCGCCGAACGCGACACCCAGGTGGCAACGCAGCGCAAGCAGCGCGACGAATTCGTCAACACCTGGTCGGTGCAGGGCTTCGTCGACGAGGGCCTGCAGCCCGCCGAACTGGGATGGGGAACGCACGAGCGGCACTGGCCGGCCGACGCCGCGCGGCATGGTTTCGGCAGCGATGCGGCCATCTACCTGGGGCGCCCGGGCATCGGCACGCGGGTGCGCAGCTGGACGCCGCTGGAGGGCCCGTACCACGGCTTCCTGGTGACGCACGCCGAATCGATATCCATTGCCGACCACCTGACGCTGCGCAAGGACGGCGAGGTGGTGTACCGCCCCACGGTGCACTACGCCTACCATCCCTGCGACGACGCCGTGCTCTCGCTGCACGAGGTGGCGGGAAAGAACTGGCGGTTGCAGCATCGCCAGAGGATCGTGCGCGACGAGATCGCCGAAGGCATGGACGAACTCGGCGTGCTGCTGATGGGAAATTCCAAGGGGGCCTACTGGTATGGATCGCGCCTCACCATCGAGCGGGCGCGCGAACTGGCGCCCGCCAACAGCGCCACCAGCCTGCAGGTGGTGGCCGGCATCCTGGGCGGGATGTCGTGGGCGCTGCGCAATCCCGATGCTGGCCTGGTGGAGCCGGACGACATCGATCACCGCGTGGTGCTGGAAGCCGCCATGCCCTACCTCGGCGAGGTGGTGGGGGTGTACGGCGACTGGACGCCGCTGAAAGACCGCAGCCCGCTCTTCCATGAGGAGAAGGACGAAGACGACCCCTGGCAGTTCCTCAACTTCCGGGTGGCCTGA
- a CDS encoding NAD(P)/FAD-dependent oxidoreductase, which produces MLLRKELGVVENSYYEASVQRAARFEAARPLEGIATADVCVVGGGLAGLSAALELASRGYAVVLLEAQRVGWGASGRNGGQVIVGFGSDGEAAIEKQFSSEDARRAWNISVEGLELLQDRIASHAIDCDWQAGYLNLSVKPAKSRALREWMDHVGRVHGYPLQWLGPGEVAQWVDSQRFDAGAFDARSGHLHPLKYSLGLASAARAAGAQLHENSAVQVIERGARPVVKTAQGEVRCSFVVLAGNVYLAEYGDDVAPEVSSRIMPVGTYMIATEPMEPARAEALMRGRPAASDTNFVLDYFRLSADHRLLFGSGDSYSARTPRNLIDKIRKSLLGVFPQLSDLGIDHAWGGFVDITMNKAPDFGRIGTNIYYLQGFSGHGLALTGMAGKLAAEAIAGQAERFDLFARIGHHAFPGGTLLRTPALVLGMMYYRLRDFL; this is translated from the coding sequence TTGCTGCTGCGCAAAGAACTCGGCGTCGTCGAGAACTCCTACTACGAAGCCAGCGTGCAGCGGGCGGCACGCTTCGAGGCGGCGCGTCCGCTCGAAGGCATTGCCACTGCCGATGTCTGCGTGGTGGGCGGCGGGCTCGCGGGGCTGTCGGCCGCGCTCGAGCTCGCTTCGCGCGGCTATGCGGTGGTGCTGCTCGAGGCGCAGCGCGTGGGCTGGGGCGCCTCGGGACGCAATGGCGGGCAGGTGATCGTCGGCTTCGGATCGGACGGCGAAGCGGCCATCGAAAAGCAGTTCTCGTCCGAAGACGCGCGCCGCGCCTGGAACATTTCCGTCGAGGGGCTGGAGCTGCTGCAGGACCGCATCGCAAGCCACGCGATCGACTGCGACTGGCAGGCCGGCTACCTGAACCTGTCGGTCAAGCCCGCGAAGTCGCGCGCGCTTCGCGAATGGATGGACCACGTGGGCCGCGTCCATGGCTATCCGCTGCAGTGGCTGGGCCCCGGCGAAGTCGCGCAATGGGTGGACAGCCAGCGCTTCGATGCCGGCGCCTTCGACGCACGCTCGGGCCATCTGCATCCGCTGAAGTATTCGCTGGGACTGGCGTCCGCGGCACGTGCGGCCGGCGCGCAGCTGCACGAGAACTCGGCGGTGCAGGTGATCGAGCGCGGCGCGCGGCCGGTGGTCAAGACCGCGCAGGGCGAGGTGCGGTGCAGCTTTGTCGTGCTGGCGGGCAACGTCTACCTGGCCGAATACGGGGACGACGTGGCGCCCGAGGTGTCGTCGCGCATCATGCCCGTGGGCACCTACATGATCGCGACCGAACCGATGGAGCCGGCGCGCGCGGAAGCGCTCATGCGCGGCCGGCCGGCCGCGTCGGACACGAACTTCGTGCTCGACTACTTCCGCCTGAGCGCTGACCATCGGCTGCTGTTCGGCTCGGGCGACAGCTACAGCGCGAGGACGCCGCGCAACCTCATCGACAAGATTCGCAAGAGCCTCCTCGGTGTGTTTCCGCAGCTCTCGGACCTGGGCATCGACCACGCATGGGGCGGCTTCGTCGACATCACCATGAACAAGGCGCCGGACTTCGGGCGCATCGGAACCAACATCTACTACCTGCAGGGCTTCTCAGGCCATGGCCTGGCGCTCACGGGCATGGCGGGCAAGCTGGCGGCCGAGGCCATTGCGGGCCAGGCCGAGCGCTTCGACCTTTTTGCGCGCATCGGGCACCACGCCTTTCCGGGCGGCACCTTGCTGCGCACGCCCGCGCTGGTGCTGGGGATGATGTACTACCGGCTGCGGGACTTCCTCTAG
- a CDS encoding catalase, translating into MPPSKTPPDSGSAATSASAAARNTDSGAANLPGGPPSDPPSQKAAHAQALAAAMPFNANKPLEHGHDNALRPQAGQTVQPLSSAATASTLSEEIDSEKTGGMAMPGLNATIESLDRVRVDSGGQRLTTNQGVPIADNQNSLKAGLRGPALLEDFILREKITHFDHERIPERIVHARGSGAHGYFECYEGIPQFTKAAPLREGGKITPVFVRFSTVAGERGSKDTARDVRGFAVKFYTDEGNWDLVGNNMPVFFIQDAMKFPDLVHAVKPEPHHQMPQAASAHDTFWDFVGLMPESTHMLMWQMSDRAIPRSFRMMQGFGVHTFRLVNEAGDSVFCKFHWSPVLGTHSLVWDEAVKISGADPDFHRRDLWEAIEAGEFPEWELGLQIFTEEEADAFSFDVLDATKIVPEELVPLTPVGRLVLNRNPDNFFAETEQVAFCAAHVVPGIDFTNDPLLAGRIHSYVDTQITRLGGPNFHELPINAPVAQVHNNQRDGMHRQAIHRGRAAYEPNSLGGGCPFQAGASAGFMTFPQRVEQDKVRGKPEKFADHYTQATLFFESQTPTEQAHIAAAFRFELSKCTVPAVRERVVASLVNASPLLAQQVADGLGMPLPPALPRALPQPAKPEVTRSHALSLTARPGDGSVRTRKVALLVADGVQGEQIAALQAALLAEGAVGRLVGPRIGPFRTAEGETMEADASLENEPGFLFDALVLPDGPEGVELLSANAHTEQFIKDQFQHGKTILALGASATLLAEAKVPETLPSGDRDPGVLRGAAENLESTIEAFVTALAKHRHPAREIGALVADDT; encoded by the coding sequence ATGCCGCCTTCCAAAACGCCTCCTGATTCCGGCAGCGCCGCCACCAGCGCATCGGCGGCGGCCCGCAACACCGACAGCGGCGCCGCCAACCTGCCCGGTGGCCCGCCGTCCGACCCGCCTTCGCAGAAGGCCGCGCATGCGCAGGCGCTGGCGGCCGCGATGCCCTTCAATGCGAACAAGCCACTGGAGCACGGGCATGACAACGCGCTGCGTCCACAGGCCGGGCAGACAGTCCAGCCGCTGTCGTCCGCGGCAACGGCCAGCACCCTGTCGGAAGAAATCGACTCGGAAAAGACCGGCGGCATGGCCATGCCGGGCCTGAATGCCACCATCGAATCGCTCGACCGGGTGCGCGTCGACTCGGGCGGCCAGCGGCTCACCACCAACCAGGGCGTGCCCATTGCGGACAACCAGAACTCGCTGAAGGCCGGCCTGCGCGGCCCCGCGCTGCTGGAAGACTTCATCCTGCGCGAGAAGATCACGCACTTCGACCATGAGCGCATTCCCGAGCGCATCGTGCATGCGCGCGGCTCCGGCGCCCATGGCTACTTCGAATGCTACGAAGGCATCCCGCAGTTCACCAAGGCGGCGCCGCTGCGCGAAGGCGGAAAGATCACGCCGGTGTTCGTGCGCTTTTCCACCGTGGCCGGCGAGCGCGGCTCCAAGGACACCGCACGCGACGTGCGCGGCTTTGCTGTCAAGTTCTACACCGACGAAGGCAACTGGGACCTGGTGGGCAACAACATGCCCGTGTTCTTCATCCAGGACGCGATGAAGTTTCCCGACCTCGTCCACGCCGTGAAGCCCGAGCCGCATCACCAGATGCCGCAGGCCGCGAGCGCGCACGACACCTTCTGGGACTTCGTCGGGCTCATGCCCGAGTCGACGCACATGCTGATGTGGCAGATGTCCGACCGCGCCATCCCGCGCAGCTTCCGCATGATGCAGGGCTTTGGCGTGCACACCTTCCGGCTTGTGAACGAGGCCGGCGATTCGGTGTTCTGCAAATTCCACTGGTCGCCCGTGCTCGGAACCCATTCGCTGGTGTGGGACGAGGCCGTGAAGATATCCGGCGCCGACCCCGACTTTCATCGCCGCGACCTGTGGGAAGCCATCGAGGCCGGGGAGTTTCCGGAGTGGGAGCTCGGCCTGCAGATCTTCACCGAGGAAGAGGCCGATGCCTTCAGCTTCGACGTGCTCGACGCCACCAAGATCGTGCCGGAGGAACTGGTGCCGCTCACGCCGGTCGGGCGCCTGGTGCTCAACCGCAATCCCGACAATTTCTTTGCCGAGACCGAGCAGGTGGCCTTCTGCGCCGCGCACGTGGTGCCGGGCATCGATTTCACCAACGACCCGCTGCTGGCCGGGCGCATCCATTCGTATGTCGACACGCAGATCACGCGGCTGGGCGGCCCCAACTTTCATGAGTTGCCGATCAACGCGCCGGTCGCGCAGGTGCACAACAACCAGCGCGACGGCATGCATCGCCAGGCCATCCACCGCGGCCGCGCGGCCTACGAGCCCAACTCGCTGGGTGGCGGCTGCCCGTTCCAGGCCGGGGCCTCGGCGGGCTTCATGACATTTCCGCAGCGCGTGGAGCAGGACAAGGTGCGCGGCAAGCCCGAGAAGTTTGCCGACCACTACACCCAGGCCACGCTCTTCTTCGAAAGCCAGACGCCCACCGAGCAGGCCCACATCGCGGCGGCGTTCCGCTTCGAGCTCTCGAAGTGCACCGTGCCTGCCGTGCGGGAACGCGTGGTGGCGAGCCTCGTCAATGCGTCGCCGCTGCTGGCGCAGCAGGTAGCCGACGGCCTGGGCATGCCCCTGCCGCCCGCGCTGCCCAGGGCGCTCCCGCAGCCTGCAAAGCCGGAGGTGACGCGCTCGCACGCACTGTCGCTGACGGCGCGGCCCGGCGATGGTTCCGTGCGCACGCGCAAGGTGGCGTTGCTGGTGGCGGACGGCGTGCAGGGCGAGCAGATCGCGGCCCTCCAGGCGGCGCTGCTGGCCGAGGGCGCCGTGGGCCGCCTGGTGGGCCCGCGCATCGGGCCGTTCCGCACGGCAGAGGGCGAGACGATGGAAGCCGACGCCTCGCTGGAAAACGAACCCGGTTTCCTGTTCGATGCGCTCGTGCTGCCCGATGGCCCGGAAGGCGTGGAGCTTCTTTCCGCCAATGCCCATACCGAGCAGTTCATCAAGGACCAGTTCCAGCACGGCAAGACGATTCTCGCGCTTGGCGCGTCGGCAACGCTGCTGGCCGAAGCGAAGGTTCCCGAGACCCTGCCATCGGGCGATAGGGATCCTGGCGTGCTGCGCGGCGCGGCGGAGAATCTCGAATCCACCATCGAGGCCTTCGTGACAGCGCTCGCGAAGCACCGGCATCCGGCGCGTGAAATCGGCGCGCTGGTCGCGGACGACACCTGA
- a CDS encoding hemerythrin domain-containing protein: MTNIVSRLFPTATHMIRLDHTHVLSTFHQYKASAPARVKKGLANTICTTLEIHAQLEEEIFYPEMRKVCEDDERITKALEEHSEMRRLIGLLRAMEPEARDYDDTLSALMRDVMHHVADEETILLPAAEKLLADRLGELGAQMTKRRLQLAGPRTGEIALDMGRAASGNTAAIAVVGLAAAGLLLARRSGHLRRHHARA; the protein is encoded by the coding sequence ATGACAAACATCGTCTCCCGGCTCTTTCCCACGGCGACCCACATGATTCGCCTGGACCACACGCACGTGCTTTCCACCTTCCACCAGTACAAGGCCAGCGCGCCGGCCCGCGTGAAGAAGGGGCTGGCCAACACCATCTGCACCACGCTCGAGATCCATGCGCAGCTCGAGGAAGAAATCTTCTATCCCGAGATGCGCAAAGTCTGCGAGGACGACGAACGCATCACCAAGGCGCTCGAGGAGCATTCCGAGATGCGCCGCCTCATCGGCCTGCTGCGCGCCATGGAGCCGGAAGCGCGCGACTACGACGACACCCTGTCGGCGCTGATGCGCGACGTGATGCACCACGTGGCCGACGAGGAAACCATTCTCCTGCCCGCGGCCGAGAAGCTGCTGGCCGACCGGCTCGGCGAACTGGGTGCGCAGATGACCAAGCGCCGGCTGCAGCTGGCCGGGCCGCGCACCGGCGAGATCGCGCTCGACATGGGCCGCGCAGCATCCGGCAACACGGCCGCCATTGCCGTGGTCGGGCTGGCCGCGGCCGGGCTGCTGCTCGCGCGGCGTTCCGGCCATCTGCGCCGGCACCACGCGCGCGCCTGA
- a CDS encoding hemerythrin domain-containing protein has protein sequence MPNSTKRAAPDACSLLDSDHRNVKKMFKEYEELTHSRAAGAQQKKRELAKQICTELTVHAQIEEEIFYPAVREAISETDLLDEAEVEHASAKELIAQIEAATEVDDKFDAKVIVLGEYIDHHVKEERNEIFVKARAARGLDLVAMREQLAARKEELMEELTAAA, from the coding sequence ATGCCCAACTCCACCAAGCGCGCAGCACCCGATGCATGCAGCCTTCTCGATTCGGATCACCGCAACGTCAAGAAGATGTTCAAGGAGTACGAGGAACTGACCCATTCGCGCGCCGCCGGTGCGCAGCAGAAGAAGCGCGAGCTCGCCAAACAGATCTGTACCGAGCTGACCGTCCATGCCCAGATCGAGGAAGAAATCTTCTACCCGGCCGTGCGCGAGGCCATCAGCGAAACCGATCTTCTCGACGAAGCCGAGGTCGAGCACGCCAGCGCCAAGGAACTGATCGCGCAGATCGAAGCCGCCACCGAGGTGGACGACAAGTTCGACGCCAAGGTGATCGTGCTGGGCGAATACATCGACCACCACGTGAAGGAAGAGCGCAACGAGATCTTCGTCAAGGCACGCGCGGCCCGGGGGCTCGACCTGGTCGCCATGCGCGAACAGCTCGCCGCGCGCAAGGAAGAGCTCATGGAAGAGCTCACCGCAGCCGCCTGA
- a CDS encoding alpha/beta hydrolase family protein: MTATRHNFIDISVDGQHIAGTLVAASTMVPGVLLVHGWDGSQEQYIARAHEIAALGCVCLTFDLRGHARHASLRQEVTREDNLRDVLAAYDTLISHPTVDPQAIAIVGSSYGGYLAAMVSTMRPVRWLALRAPALYRDREWLAPKGQLSRPDLVAYRRTLVGPRDNRALAACEAFTGDVLIVESEHDQIVPHPVIENYLGAFKRVRSATYRVISGADHALSKQAHRQAYGQLLVSWMTEMTLGARATGTMTRPVSVSPA; encoded by the coding sequence ATGACAGCGACACGACATAACTTCATAGACATATCCGTAGACGGCCAGCACATTGCCGGAACGCTGGTCGCCGCCTCCACGATGGTGCCCGGCGTTCTCCTGGTCCATGGCTGGGATGGCAGCCAGGAGCAGTACATCGCGCGTGCGCACGAGATTGCCGCGCTCGGCTGCGTCTGCCTCACCTTCGACCTGCGCGGCCATGCGCGCCATGCCTCGCTGCGCCAGGAGGTCACGCGCGAGGACAACCTGCGCGACGTGCTCGCCGCCTACGACACGCTCATCAGCCACCCGACCGTCGACCCGCAGGCCATCGCCATCGTCGGCAGCAGCTACGGCGGCTACCTGGCGGCGATGGTCAGCACCATGCGGCCGGTGCGCTGGCTCGCGCTGCGGGCTCCGGCGCTCTACCGCGACCGCGAGTGGCTCGCGCCCAAGGGCCAGCTGAGCAGGCCCGATCTCGTGGCCTACCGCCGCACGCTGGTCGGCCCGCGCGACAACCGGGCGCTCGCGGCCTGCGAGGCATTCACGGGCGATGTGCTGATCGTGGAGTCGGAGCACGACCAGATCGTGCCGCACCCGGTCATCGAGAACTACCTGGGCGCCTTCAAGCGCGTGCGCTCCGCGACCTACCGGGTCATTTCCGGTGCCGACCATGCCTTGTCGAAGCAGGCGCACCGCCAGGCCTATGGACAACTCCTCGTCTCCTGGATGACGGAAATGACACTGGGTGCCCGGGCGACCGGCACCATGACGCGGCCCGTCTCGGTGAGTCCCGCATAG